The segment CGCCGCTGATGGTAATGACTTTTGCACACGCGTACGCAGATCAATAGAAGGAACCTCTGACGTACTGAGGGCATAATCGCTTAATCGGTCTTGTGACTTTTTCAGTTTTTGCAAGTGCCCCCGGCATTCGGGACATGTGGAGAGATGTCGATACACCTCTGCAGCATCCGCCTCGGGAAGATCGTCTCCCACAAGGAGAGCCAATTCTGTTTGGTAATGTTTTGTTTTCATATTCATGGGACAAACCCTGCCAGATGGAACCATTAATTCTTCAGAGGAAAAGGACTCTATCAGTTACGTTTATTCGGTTTCAGCCACGCGTTTGTTCCAGATCGCCTGGAATTGGTTCCGGGCTTCCGCCAGTCGCCAACGAATGGTCGCTTCCTTCCGATCCAGAATCGCCGCAATCTCAGACGTGGAAAAGTTTTCCAAGTCACGCAGCACAAGGACAGTTCGATACTTCTCAGGAATCTCTTCTATGACCGCTCGAACTTCCTGACTGAGGTCCTGGTGTTCTCTGGGGTCCGATGTTGAAGGATCAGGTGACTGCTCAGATGGGCTTTCTGAGAAGAGAACCCAGCGACCACGCCGCTTTACTTTTCTCAAATAATCCATTGTCAGGTTCACTGCAATCCGAAACAACCAGGGACCGAATCGGCGTGAAGGGTCGAATTGATCCAGTTTTTCGTAGGCTCTGATAAATGCTTCCTGCGCCAAATCCTGTGCCAGATCATGATCAGAGATAAAACGTTGGATCACGCGTAGCAACCGATGTTGATACCGCTCTACCAATTCTCCGTAAGCATCGGAGTTACCTCTGCGTACCTCTTCCACAAGACGGGCATCGTTGACGCCACCTTCCAGCGGTTGAGATTGTTTTCGATCAGATGAGAGATCAGACACAGTTTGCATGATTCAGAGTTCCTCCATTCAATCAATAGTACGGCGGACAGGCCTAGCCTGTTGGAGAAATTCTCCGAATTCCGCCGACTGCGATTTCTGAACTCACTCTGCCTTAGTTACAGGGTTGTACGTTCTAAGTAATTTACCGGTAGTGGTTTACAATATAACATTTCCGAACCACAAACCCAAATTGAGACGCCAGAATAGCCTGAGAATATCAAGAAGCGGCTTCGGATGAATGGTGACTCATTGATTTTCAATTTGTTGTAAGTAGTTTCCTCAGCAGTTGTTGCGAAGCTGTCCGAGGTTGATAAGCTGGTAGATAACGATTGCCGCAGGGTTCTACCTGCCCTCTGGTATTATAGACCATCAGAATAATTTTGATCGCCCCATTTCGTAGGAGACCAGAAATGAAGTTGCTCCCCCCGCTCGCGAATTCGTCCTTGATTCTGGTCCCTCTGATGCTCGTCTTCATTGCCCTGCCCGGTTGCACAGACCCGCAAGAAACGCAGCAGAATAATATTCCGTCGGCGAATTCGGCAAAAGAATCGACGACCGAGGTGGATTCAGAAACACTCAGTGAAGCTCCCTTTGAAATGACCTTACAGCGCGAGCCCGTCGACGACAAAATCGTCCGCTATATGCTTTCCAATGATCAGGGAATGGTAGTGGAGCTGATCAACCTGGGGGCAACCGTCACTCGAGTTTTACTACCGGATGATGAAGAAGGTCAGGTCAATGTCACGTTGAACTTCGACGACTTAACAAAGTACAAAACGAACCCACCTTACTTCGGTAGCATCTGCGGTCGGTATTCCAATCGCATCGCGGAAGGAAAGTTCTCATTGGAAGGTCAGGAATACACACTGGCAATCAACAACGATCCGAATCACCTGCACGGTGGAGACGAAGGGTTCAACAAGAAATTCTGGCTGGCGGAAGAGATCGATCTCGATGATCAGGTGGGCGTCGAATTCACCTACGTCAGTTTCGATGGCGAAGAAGGTTATCCGGGCGAGATGACTGTCAAAGTGAAATACACACTGAATAACCAGAATGAACTTAAACTCGATTACTCAGCAACCAGTAACAAGCCAACAGTGTTGAATCTGACGAATCACTGTTACTGGAATCTCGCTGGGGCAGGCTCAGGATCAATCCTCGACCACGAATTAAAGCTAAACTGCAGCCGGTACATTCCGGTCGACAGCACGGGAATTCCGACAGGTGAACTTATCGAAGTCGCAGAGACGCCGATGGACTTCACCAGTTTTCATGCCTTGGGAGAACGGATCGATCAGGTCGAAGGAGGATATGACCATTGTTATGTCCTCGATAATGACGACGCCGAGGGGCTACAGACCATCGCGACATTACGTGACCCGGAATCTGGCCGAGCACTTGAAATTCTGACCAGTGAACCGGGCGTGCAATTATATACAGGAAACTTCCTGGATGGTTCTGCAGAGGTCGGAGGCTACGAGAAAAATGGTGGCATCTGCCTGGAATCGCAACACTTCCCGGACTCTCCAAACCAACCTGAGTTTCCATCCACGACGCTCGCGCCTGCGGAAATCTATCAGCAGACGACCGTTCATCGATTTCAGTTTAACCAACCGAAATCGGAATAAAAACAAGCGTACAATTCCAGACGTACAATAAATTAACGGTCGCACAATGAAATCATTGTGCGACCGTTTTTAAATAAAGTCGTTCTGTATTTGCGATCTCGGCATCTTTCGCAATATCTTTCCCGACGGATTCACGACTGAACGATCAAATCAGTGAGGCGACTTTCTCACGAAACTCAGTGAGGATGTCGTGGAACTCTTCCAGGTCACCCTGAGGTTGATCTTCCATGGCTTTGATCATCTCGGGTGAAAGTGACTTGGAGAGCCGCTTAATCGTACTGGTCATTTTCTTCAGAAGTTGATCCGCTTGCTCGGCCATCGGCACGACGCGGTCTGGATGGTCGGCTCCCGACTCATTCGGATTCTTCTTCGCGTCTGGGCTGAATGGAGCGTAACCGGCATCGCTTGTTTCCCGAGCGACCGCCTGGACGGTTTCGCTGGCGGAACCACTGCGGGACGCCCCCGCCATTTCGCTACCCCCTTCGCCAGAACCACCGAAATTGGACGGATCCTGCACTGGTGTCAGAGTATCAGGCACAAAAGCGATGGAAGGATCGCCCGAATGGGAGTCATGATGAAACTCTTCCGCCTCTTCGGTCAAATCTTCGCCGCGAAGAGCGCGTCGCCACGCTTTCATTTCTACGACAGTCGCTTCGTTCTCATGCGCCCATTGCAGACACTCGGGCGAATCTTCCCAATTGAGTGCGACATAGAAATGCGACCATTTCAGGTTTTCGTACGACTCGCTCGTTTCCGAGAATGTCTCCCAGACACGTCGACGCTGATAGACTTGGTCCGGGCTAAGGCCGATCAGAGCCGCGAAATCAGAATCGGTCCGCCCTTTAGCGTATTTCTGCGTCCACTGAGCGGCGCATTCTCCTACCACCCAGTTACACTGACTGATCGCACTTTGCGCTTTTGTGATGAGTTGCTCTTCCGATTGCACCTGATCGACATTCGAGGTCATATTGGATCCTGCTGAGAAAATGGCTAGTTCCGGGAAAAGAACGTGAACCGAAGGGGGAAATTTTTGGTCTGAAGGGAAGCCGGGCGACGACCACGGGTAATTCCGGGAAAGGTCACTGCCCAATTACATTGAGGGTATCGTATTGGCTGCGGAAATCCAGATGCGACTGGATCTAATCTCTTTTATAACTGGTGGTTGCCAAACTGACTCGACTACAGAAATCCTATTTTACCCATTCCAGTTAATCGTGAAAGTCACTTGACGGACGAATCGTGGCTCATTACGATTTCGGCTCATGTTCTGAAGGTCAATTGCCGAAACAGTATAGCAGGTAAAATGACTAAAGCTGCTAGAACTGTCAAAGGTGATAGCAACCGCCCAACCGGCTGAAAAACAGAAGAGCAACTCAGTTCCTCAATCCTGTTTTCAGCGAAAAGTGGCTCTCACGGCGCCGTGGCCAAGTGGACTAAGGCAGTGGATTGCAAATCCACCATTCGTGGGTTCGAATCCCACCGGCGCCTCTTATAAAGTAACAACTGTTAGACTGACCACTTGCGACTGGATGTTTTTTCCGGCATCGCTCATCAGTCAACTCCCTGATCAACAAAAAAAGCCTTCTCACAACTCAATGTGAGAAGGCTTTTTTAATTGATGCAACTCAGCCAGTTTGGCCCAGGATTAACTCTTAATCACTTAATCACTGAGCGACGTTTCCACTCGTTAACTGACACCTCTTCGCTTTGTCGAGTTGCATCCAGTAGCGCTTACTTCAGTTCGGCGAGAATCTCTGTGGGACTGGTTCGTCCACCGTGCGTCTTACTGATCTTAGCGTACTTCACGACACCATCTTTGCCGATCACAAAAGTACTCGGGTAAGAAGTCTCTTTTTCCGCATCCCAACGCAGGTCATTCGCCACCAGGAACTGATAATCGGGATCGATCAGAAACACGAAGTTTTCAGGGAACTCCTGTCCTTTTATGAATTCGCTGGCAAACTGCTCGATCGAATCGGCCGCTCCGGGGTAAATCATGACGACTTTGGCACTCGCTTCGTCAAATGCACTGGCTTTGGATAGAAAACTGGACATCTGTTTGGAACAGAGCGGGCACTGGTATCCGGGATACCCACGCAAGACGAGCAGGACGACTTGGTCTGACTCATTCAACTTGCTCAATTTATGAGCTTTGCCATTGAGGTCCTTCAGTTCAAAATCAGCGATCTTCTCTCCTGTTTGTGGCTGATCTGCTTTTAACTCGGCCCCGTTAATCCCCATCACCAGTACCAAGGCAGCACAGACGCCGATCGTCCCTCGAATAATCTGATTGCTATTCATTATTTTTGCTTTCTGTGGATCGTATTTTTTGAAAAAAACGCTCAATTCAATCCCCCCTTCCAGTGCCTGACGCTGTCGCTTGAAAGACGGATCTTCTCCACTGTACCGTAAGATGTTCAGGGCATACTGTTAGACAGTTCACGAATTCGGGAGATTCCCGCAGGAGAAGAGGTACACAGGGAGATCAGGCGGCTCGAGCTTGCAGTTGCGTGACCAGCTGATTGACAGCGTCCAACACAGGGGCGGTAGAAAGTCTTTTTTGACAGGTGAGATGCAGGTCACCCGTCCGAGGACATATTTTTTTGTAACACGCCTGACAGGCATCCGTTGTCGTCACCAATCGCGTCGTCGATGTGGGAGGCGGACCTGATCGAACAGAACTGGTGCTGGTAAAGACCCCAACCAGGGGGACTTGCAAGCCGGCCGCCAGATGCATGGGCCCGGAATCATTGGTCAACAACATCGTGGACCGTTCCAGCAAATGCGACAACTGTTTTAACGTCGTTTCTCCGGCAAGATCGAGAACTATCGCATTTGGGTTTCGCTGCTGAATTTCCTGCTGGAGTTGCTGAGCCAGAAGCCGCTCCCCTTGGGAGCCGATCAGCACCATCGCCAGGTCATGCGTATCTGCAGCGCGGGCGGCCACTTCCGCAAATTTTTCCACCGGCCACCGTTTGGTGCTCCACTGAGCTCCCGGTTGAATGGCCACGAATGGTCGAGAAATGGGTGCCAGTTTCTCTTCCACAATCTGACGGTCCGAATCACTCACTGTGATAATTGTTTCACGAGGTGTCGCCCCCATACCAAGGGCTTCGGCCACGCGCCACATGCGGTTGTACGCGGGCATTTGTTTGTCGGAATCCGGGATGAGTTGGTGGCAGGCGAAGTGGGACATTTCCCGAGCTGTCTGCAATCCAATCCGAACGGGTGCTCTGGTGGACCACGTCATCACGGCCGTTCGCAGCAATCCCTGTAAATCGAGAACAAGATCGAATTTGCCAGCTCTCAATTGTTTGATTAGAGGTGGCCATTCACGCCAGCCACCCTGACGGTTGAACGGAATGATCTCGTCCAACGCAGGGTGTTCCTCCAGCAGGTTGGCAAAACTACTGTTGATCACCCAACTAATCTTGGCCTTGGGAAACCGCTCCCGCAGCATGGGAAGCAGTGGCAACGTTTGAACCACGTCTCCAAGAGCGCTGGGTTTGATGATACAGATCCGACGAGCATCCATAAGATCAAGCGGTGTCTGTTTGGAGGAAGGTGCGGTGACCATCTCGCGATATGTCCATTCGCGGCGAAGATGACAGTATTGATTCAGCAGAAGCGAACGTTCTGCTTCCTGGCTTTGGGTGCCGCAGATTGTAGCGCCAGCGCTCAAAGCCTGCAATATCAGATGTTTAGATCCTGTCCAGGATAATTTTGGCGGCTATCGGTCCCCTCAAGCCTTTCAAAACGGGAGGCTGCGCCGCCAGAACACGCTATGGATATGTGGAATGCGATAGAGAAACAGTTTTCGGAACGCGAAACTCAGTTCTAAGACCAACTTTAAATGCCCATCATTATCTCGGAGGGTAACTTGGCCTTAAGATGTTTTTTCTCCCTCATTTTTTTCTCCCTCAATCAATGTCTCCAAATGCAGTAGGACCGAATCGGCAAGTGCGTCGGTGTGGTAGCCTCCTTCAAGTAAGCTCACAAGACGACCTTCGCAGTGCGTGCTGGCCACATCCTGCACTATGTGGGTCAGGTCTTTGAAGTCCTCCGTCTCCAGACCCAGCGACCCCACCGGATCGAGTCGGTGAGCGTCAAAACCGGCACTGATGAGAACCAGTTCAGGGCGACTTTTCTCAGCGGCCTGATGCAGTCGTTGTTCGAAAGCAGAGAGAAACTCTTTCCGGGATGTACCGAACTCCAGAGGGAGATTGAAGGTCGTTCCGAGCCCTTTCCCTCGTCCCGTCTCCTCTTTTCGGCCTGAACCGGGATAAAACGGCCAGCGGTGGGAGGAGAAAAAAGTAACCTGTTCGTCTTCATAGAACATGTGCTGTGTACCATTACCATGATGCACATCCCAATCGACTATCATGACCCGGTCGAGTTTATGCTGGTTTATCGCCTGTCTCGCGGCGACGGCGACATTGTTAAACAGGCAAAATCCCATGGCGTCCTGGGGTAACGCATGATGCCCGGGAGGCCGAATGAGACAAAGCGCCGTTTGGTGGTTCCCACTTAGTACCTGATCGACCGCTGCGCACGCCGTACCGGCGGCGGTTATAGCAACATCGTACGATCGCGGGCTGATCACGGTATCCGTTTCAATATGTCCGCCACCCGCTGCTGCCGTCTCTCGAAGGTGCCTTCGGTAATCATCGTCATGAATCGCCGTTATCTGCTCGCGGCTCGCTTCGCGGACTTTACCGCATGGCAGTTTTTCCAGCATTCCGGCTTCACTCAACCGACGATCAATTGCGACAAGCCTTTTGGCGGACTCGGGATGCGACCCCGTTTTATGTTCCTGAAATATTGGATCGTGAAAGAGAAGCGTCACTTGTTCATTCTCCCATCGCGAAAACGATCATTGTCCCTGTTGGAATGGTCAAAGATGTGACTGAATTCCTGATAGAAGCAATTTCAGCAGTTTTCGGGGCTGTGGGGGTCATGTCGAAAAAAAGGGCTGGAAGGTTCCACTGGTACAGATCGTGCTTGACACTTACAAAAAAAGGGTGATATCGTAGAGGGTAACAGGATTTATGCAGGCCAGTTGGTAACAATCAGGATATGATATATCTGGTGTTGTCAGAACAGTATCAGGGTTATTTCCACCCGATTGGGGAATAGAAACCTGTTCAGTTTGCAAGGACATCTGTTACACTTCTTTCTTCACCTGAGGACCTTTTCATTCCGGAATCGTCTTTCCTATCTGAAAATATCCAAAACAGCGTCCTTTGGTGATGCACCAGTGATCGCCATGGGAAAGTGGATTGAAATTTCCCGAGCGAGCGGTACTGACCTTTTTCATTTTTGAACATCGTCTGATTTGATCAATCTTTGATCCTGTCTTCCGGGCCATCTCAAAACCCAATAGTCGATCCATTTGTTGGGACGGTATTCATCGAATACCAAGCTCTGTGTATCGACAATCCACTCCAATTGAGACCCGCAATCCTCACCATGAAACATGACGTTCACACCATGTCACATCTAAAAACCAGAACACTCTGCTTCTCCACGCTGATAGCCACCTTGATTCTCTTTGTGGATGCGCCACAGTCTGTGTTTGCGCAGGAGGACTCCGGTAATTTTTTCGAAGGTTTTGCCAAGCCGTTGCGAAACCTTACCGCGGATGGTGGTTCTGAGGATATTGCAGACAGTAAAACGGAACAGGCTCCTCCCCCTGCCGTAGAAGAGTTGGCACTCGATTTGTTGGTGAGTGGCCAGACACACCCCTCTCAACAAATTGATACAGAATTGACTAACGCCGAGGCCATCAAGGATTTTGCCCGTAATCGTTCTCAGCTCGGAGACATTCTTGAGGAAGGAAAGATTGATAGCGATTCGATGGAAGTCATTCGCAAATCGCTTGAGCAATTGCTCTATTCATTGACGGTCAAAGAGCACCAGAAGTCGGAAGAAAGTAATAAGATCTACGATTTGCTCTACCGTTACTTTGTCAAAAAGTCAGGTGAAGACCTCCCTCCCATACAGCGGCAGCGATATCGTGAGCAAGTTTTTTCACAGATGCTCCCCCTAATGGAAGAAATGCTGAAACAGAATTATTTCGTGCGACTGCGGATTGCGATTCTGCTTTCTGATCTCGATCTAAAAATTGGTGATTACCGAAATAATATCTCACCGGTACCTTTTCGCGCTGCAGTCGACCTGGCTCTGAAAACGGTTGCCTCAGAAGATCAACCCGAAGCGGTCAAAATCTGCTGTCTTCGATCATTGCACAAAGGCCTTCAATACGGTGATTTTTCCAAAGTCTATCGCCTGCAGATTGTGGCCGTCTGTATCGACCAGTTATTGGGCAAAGCAGATAACTGGTGGTATCAACGTGAACTCGTGAAATGCCTGGAAGTCTCCGATGTCGACATTGACGAAAATGGAGTTCCGGTTGTCGTACACGCACTAGCTGTAGTTCTGTCTGATCCGACTCGCAACAAAATGGTACGCAGTCAGGCTGCTCATGCATTAGGCCGGGTACCCATCTCTTCCGGAATGCGAATCAATTTCGAACTGCTGTCTTACGAACTGCTCAGCTTCACAATTAGTATGGCTGAAGAACGAGACGACATGATCAGTTCCTACGAAGGATCCCAAGTACCTGCCGCTTTCATGTCCCACTGGGGCCTTTGTTTTGGGAACGTCTATCTGGCCTACCAGCCACTCGATCAACAGGAAAAAACCAACGAAGTGGGGCTGCTCCAGAGAACAACTCGCCCAGGTATGAATGACCATGCGACTCAGATTAAAGAGACGTATTCCCGGATCCATCCGTTCTTCAGCTTTTTGCTGAACAAAAACAACTTCAACACCAAGTTCCCAGAGGCGATGGTGACTTCGGGCAAGAAATGGTTGGAAGAATATCCCCCCAGTGATTTCAAAGTCGCGCCCAATACAGAAGCTCTCGTCAACCTGAATCAGAAATCCCAACCTGAAGCAGCTCAAACAGCCTCTCGTTAGAGATCGCTTTTCATTAAGAGCCCTTACGCGCCAGAAATTGCTACTGGGCCAGAAATTGCTACTGGGCACTGTGGCTTGGCTATTGGTTTTCGAATGCAGATGCAGAACCTTGCGAGATTTTCAGAGTAACCATGCCTGGCGATTTCTGTATTGAGTTCGCTGCATCGTCCAAAAACTTCGCTGGTCTTTCGCTTTAACTGGCTGCCACTTGTAACCCGTAAGCACTCCCCTTCCTGCTGCAGGCAAGATGCCATCGTTTTGTTGTGCATCCTTCCAGTACGTTTGAAGATAGACGTAAAAAAAGCGTGCTCTCAATTGTGATCACTCACAATTCAAATGCACGCTCTTACGCTGTCAACAAGCTAAGCCAGTGGCGAGTTGGCAACTTTAAAAGCCTAGCCGCCTATTTGGCATTCGCTTTGGCACCGTCTATCATCGTCGAAATGCTCTTCAACTCACTTTTAGTGAGGTTGCTGCTGGAGATATCCAGCAAAGCAGCGAAAGCGTTTTCTGTCGAGTTATCGAACAGAGAAGTGACGACATGTTTCAGTACCGACTTGCGGACAGTCTCTTTAGACTCGGTCGGACGGTACACGTATTTCGTTCCGACTTGTCGATGTTTCAGGTGGCCCTTTTCTTCCAGTAGACGCATCATTGCACGAATGGCGGAATAGCTGGGTGGATCGGGCAGTTGCTTGAGAACGTCTGATACAGAAGCTTCTTTCAGATTGTAGATCGCTTCCATAATCTGACGTTCACGACGGGCAAGTTGAGTGTGTGATTTTTTTTGTGCTTTCATTTGATTTTTACAGCCTCATTCGTCCTTGTCTAAAAGTAGTTAAGTGAACTTCAAACGAAAACCACTGAACCAATCAAGAGTGTGAAATGTTGATTAATCAGCTTACAATTGTAAGAGCGAATTTTGAAAATCGCAACTACTGATTCTGCAATGAATTCAACTCTTTGGCGATTTTGAACATTCCCTACTGAATTTCTCCCTGGATTGCTTATAATGACTGATCATATGACGTCTAACAGGGGTCGATTTGGCAAACATGCATCTGATTCAGACTGAAGCCAGTTGCTAACAAGAAGTGATTTTGCCATATTCTAAACTAGCGTTGGCGATCTCTTCGTATATTTTATAGCTGTTCATTTATTCTTCAGTTGAGCCGAGATCATTGCTGACGGCGGAGTTTGTTGAATGATCAACGAGTGGTACTATCAGCAGGACGGGGAGGAAATCGGCCCCGTTCCATTTGAGCAGATCAAAGATTTGGCGCGGAGTGGCCAGTTGTCACCCGAAGATCAGATCCGAGATGCTGTCTCTGGTATGCTGCTCCCAGCCAAATCAATTGGTGGATTGTTTCCCGCACCGACAGCGAACTCAAACAATTCTTCAGTGCCTCCCGCAAGACGGCGCCGAACCTCCCAGGATTCGTTATCCCAGAATTCGACGCAACGTCCCACCAATACTCGCCGCCCACGAGAGCGCAACCTGTACGAAGAAAGTAGCATCGGCAAAGTCGCTCAGGAGGCGATGGCCGAACAATCGCGGACCAGCGATCGCGATCGCAGACAGAAGTCTCTCGAAAGTGGGACTGCACGCTACGAATCGGCAAATTCCAAAACTCGCCAGACTGCCAGTCGAATTGGTGAATACGCAGAACAGATCAACGACAATGAAGAGAGTGAGTCTCGCTTTGCCTTTTTGGGTGAGCTTAAGGAACACCCCATTAAACTCACGATTCTGGCTGTTTGCATAGCAGCTGGGATTTTCAAATGGCTGCCAGAACGCGACTACGGTCCCCAGGTATATAAAGAGTTCAACAAAATCTACGCCGATGTGGATCACGCCCTTACGGAAGGGGCAACAGAAGATGAATGGAACTCTTTAAAAGAGCAGTCGCGTGCAGAAATCGAAATTCTGAATAACAAGTTGGCGATGAAAGAAACTCGCTCTCCCGTCGAACGACAACTGATCACAATCGGAAAAAACTTATACGTTCTCTTTGACGCGCCTGGCAATCAACTTGAAGCAAAACAAGGGGAAGTCGTCAAGTCGCTGAACAACGTCCGTGAACAGTTGGAATAGCCTCCCACCAAGCTAAGACGGTTGTCGATTTTGAAACAATACTGCGGTGCCGTAAACGACAGTTCCAGGAAGGATGCTCTCATTACTGCGTTTCATTCTCTCGATCAGATTGAATCGAGCATCTGGAAAGGGTTGTCCCTCGCGCCAACCGAAGTCCTCCATCCATGGAGACTCCCCGCACTCGGAACCAACAGCGAGGAAGGTTGCGAATTGCGAACAGTTGTTCTTCGCTCCTGCGATGCCGCCACTCGCACCCTTTATGCTCATACCGACCTTCGCTCTCCTAAAGTCCTGCAGGTGGAGCAACACTCCCGTACCTGTTGGTTGTTCTATCATCCTGAACAGCGGACTCAACTTCGTATCATCGGGCGGACTCAAATACATCATCAGGATACGGTGGCCGACCAGTTCTGGACGGAAAGCGATCCCACCAGTCTCAACCTGTATCGTGCCCCGCACCCGCCCGGGACCGTTCAGCCTGGGCCAGACCCTAATCTTCCTTTAGAAATTCGCGGGCGTAAGCTCAGCCGCGAGGAAGTAGAACCGGGAAGAGATATATTCGTCGTGATGGCGACAAGAATCGAATCCATCGACTGGCTCCGACTCGATCAGGCTGGTTCCCTTCGCGCGCTATTTAAATGGGACGATGAGAACCAGCGGACTGCGAATTGGATTTCGCCGTAAACACTGCAATGGTTCTGTATTCCTGCATTTCGACCAACATTTCCCGGATCCGTCGATCTGCCACTGCAACGAGTAAATATGCAGGCGTGGTAAAGTTTATCGATTTTAACGTTAATACCGATTCTCACCCGAGCCGATAATATCCCCATAAGACTCGACTGTTTGGATGCGCGTCATTCCGAAGGGAACAACCCAGATGGCTCTAACCAAGAGTGACCATCTATGGTAAGTAAACAGCGAGTACGAAGTTTCGTAACATCAGATAGCCTGACGATGCTGATTCAAATCAGCCAGGTTCTACCCGGGGGGGGAAGCAGATGCGCTGGATCTGCGTATGTTTACTCGTCTGTCTACTCGCTTCATCAGGGTGCATGCACCGGGGCCGCGACAAAGTTGTTTACATGCGACCCGAATACAACGCTCTGAACCGTTTGTCGTTTAACATCGACAAGTATTCCCACCAGCCTCCGCGCGCCCGCCATGTAGATTACTACAGATGGATGTACAACAAAGGTCCGATCGATCGAACCTTGCTTCCTGAACTTTACACTCATCAGCCTATCACCAGCGATACTCTTATGCCTGTAGTAGCGGAGAGTGGAGAAACCGAGCCAACCCAGACGATCAACGCGGAACCCTGGCAATGGTCACAGTCCACACCGGGACAACCTGCTGTTCAACTGGAAAGAATTTCGATGCCAGATCAAAACAATGGCATTCAACTCCTTTCCGGACAGGCTGTACATCCAACTTCGACCACTGCTCCGACAGCTCAGCAACGGCCCACGATGCGGCCTACAGTCCGGCAGCAAAGAAGACCACCAAATCAATGGATGTTCTCACCAGTCGTCAATCATTGATCGTAGCGTCGTCTTTGCTGACATCTTGCAGTGCCTCTTCCGAGTCCGCATTCAGCTCTTCCAGTTCACCTGCTTCGATCAGTTTCATACGCTGACGAATCAAGGTACTGGTAGGCCCCACCCATAAGAAAGGTTTACCGGTTTCATCGATACGGCGTTCCGCTCGAAGGCGTAGTGGTGAGAGACCTTTGTTTAAGAGCAAGTTCCAAGCTG is part of the Polystyrenella longa genome and harbors:
- a CDS encoding RNA polymerase sigma factor — encoded protein: MQTVSDLSSDRKQSQPLEGGVNDARLVEEVRRGNSDAYGELVERYQHRLLRVIQRFISDHDLAQDLAQEAFIRAYEKLDQFDPSRRFGPWLFRIAVNLTMDYLRKVKRRGRWVLFSESPSEQSPDPSTSDPREHQDLSQEVRAVIEEIPEKYRTVLVLRDLENFSTSEIAAILDRKEATIRWRLAEARNQFQAIWNKRVAETE
- a CDS encoding aldose epimerase family protein; its protein translation is MKLLPPLANSSLILVPLMLVFIALPGCTDPQETQQNNIPSANSAKESTTEVDSETLSEAPFEMTLQREPVDDKIVRYMLSNDQGMVVELINLGATVTRVLLPDDEEGQVNVTLNFDDLTKYKTNPPYFGSICGRYSNRIAEGKFSLEGQEYTLAINNDPNHLHGGDEGFNKKFWLAEEIDLDDQVGVEFTYVSFDGEEGYPGEMTVKVKYTLNNQNELKLDYSATSNKPTVLNLTNHCYWNLAGAGSGSILDHELKLNCSRYIPVDSTGIPTGELIEVAETPMDFTSFHALGERIDQVEGGYDHCYVLDNDDAEGLQTIATLRDPESGRALEILTSEPGVQLYTGNFLDGSAEVGGYEKNGGICLESQHFPDSPNQPEFPSTTLAPAEIYQQTTVHRFQFNQPKSE
- a CDS encoding helix-turn-helix domain-containing protein encodes the protein MTSNVDQVQSEEQLITKAQSAISQCNWVVGECAAQWTQKYAKGRTDSDFAALIGLSPDQVYQRRRVWETFSETSESYENLKWSHFYVALNWEDSPECLQWAHENEATVVEMKAWRRALRGEDLTEEAEEFHHDSHSGDPSIAFVPDTLTPVQDPSNFGGSGEGGSEMAGASRSGSASETVQAVARETSDAGYAPFSPDAKKNPNESGADHPDRVVPMAEQADQLLKKMTSTIKRLSKSLSPEMIKAMEDQPQGDLEEFHDILTEFREKVASLI
- a CDS encoding peroxiredoxin family protein — protein: MNSNQIIRGTIGVCAALVLVMGINGAELKADQPQTGEKIADFELKDLNGKAHKLSKLNESDQVVLLVLRGYPGYQCPLCSKQMSSFLSKASAFDEASAKVVMIYPGAADSIEQFASEFIKGQEFPENFVFLIDPDYQFLVANDLRWDAEKETSYPSTFVIGKDGVVKYAKISKTHGGRTSPTEILAELK
- the waaF gene encoding lipopolysaccharide heptosyltransferase II, translating into MSAGATICGTQSQEAERSLLLNQYCHLRREWTYREMVTAPSSKQTPLDLMDARRICIIKPSALGDVVQTLPLLPMLRERFPKAKISWVINSSFANLLEEHPALDEIIPFNRQGGWREWPPLIKQLRAGKFDLVLDLQGLLRTAVMTWSTRAPVRIGLQTAREMSHFACHQLIPDSDKQMPAYNRMWRVAEALGMGATPRETIITVSDSDRQIVEEKLAPISRPFVAIQPGAQWSTKRWPVEKFAEVAARAADTHDLAMVLIGSQGERLLAQQLQQEIQQRNPNAIVLDLAGETTLKQLSHLLERSTMLLTNDSGPMHLAAGLQVPLVGVFTSTSSVRSGPPPTSTTRLVTTTDACQACYKKICPRTGDLHLTCQKRLSTAPVLDAVNQLVTQLQARAA
- a CDS encoding histone deacetylase family protein; amino-acid sequence: MTLLFHDPIFQEHKTGSHPESAKRLVAIDRRLSEAGMLEKLPCGKVREASREQITAIHDDDYRRHLRETAAAGGGHIETDTVISPRSYDVAITAAGTACAAVDQVLSGNHQTALCLIRPPGHHALPQDAMGFCLFNNVAVAARQAINQHKLDRVMIVDWDVHHGNGTQHMFYEDEQVTFFSSHRWPFYPGSGRKEETGRGKGLGTTFNLPLEFGTSRKEFLSAFEQRLHQAAEKSRPELVLISAGFDAHRLDPVGSLGLETEDFKDLTHIVQDVASTHCEGRLVSLLEGGYHTDALADSVLLHLETLIEGEKNEGEKTS
- a CDS encoding BlaI/MecI/CopY family transcriptional regulator is translated as MKAQKKSHTQLARRERQIMEAIYNLKEASVSDVLKQLPDPPSYSAIRAMMRLLEEKGHLKHRQVGTKYVYRPTESKETVRKSVLKHVVTSLFDNSTENAFAALLDISSSNLTKSELKSISTMIDGAKANAK
- a CDS encoding DUF4339 domain-containing protein: MINEWYYQQDGEEIGPVPFEQIKDLARSGQLSPEDQIRDAVSGMLLPAKSIGGLFPAPTANSNNSSVPPARRRRTSQDSLSQNSTQRPTNTRRPRERNLYEESSIGKVAQEAMAEQSRTSDRDRRQKSLESGTARYESANSKTRQTASRIGEYAEQINDNEESESRFAFLGELKEHPIKLTILAVCIAAGIFKWLPERDYGPQVYKEFNKIYADVDHALTEGATEDEWNSLKEQSRAEIEILNNKLAMKETRSPVERQLITIGKNLYVLFDAPGNQLEAKQGEVVKSLNNVREQLE